TCTTTGCCATATTTAGAGGCTTTGCGGCAGATGAAAGCTGAAGTGGGAACGGAAAATGTTATCTATATCCATACAACTTTGATTCCGTATCTTAAAGCTGCAGGCGAAATGAAGACTAAGCCAACCCAACATAGTGTGAAAGAATTACGGGGAGTGGGAATTCAGCCTAATATCTTAGTTGTCCGGACGGAAAAGCCAATCTCTCAAAGTATGCGTAATAAAATTGCTTCATTTTGTGACGTAGATCCTGAAGCAGTAATTGAATCTTTAGATGTACCAACGTTATATTCAATTCCACTAAATCTACAAAAGCAGGGTATGGACCAAATTGTTTGTGACTACCTGCATTTACAGACACCACCAGCTGATATGAAAGAATGGAAGCGGCTGGAACAACGGGTCTTAAATTTGAAACATCAAACGACAATTGCTTTGGTAGGTAAATACATTGAATTAAAAGATGCGTATATATCTGTCAATGAAGCTTTGAAGCATGCCGGTTACGCTTATGATACTGATGTGCAAGTTAAACGCATTAGTGCTGAAGATATTACTGCTGATAATGTATCCGCCAAAATGCAAGGAATTGACGGAATTATCGTTCCTGGTGGCTTTGGCACTCGTGGCTTAGAAGGCATGATTCAAACTATCAAGTATGCTCGTGAAAACGACGTGCCATTTTTAGGTGTTTGCCTAGGAATGCAAATGACTTGCGTGGAATTTGCTCGTGATGTGGCTGGTATTAGTGATGCAATTAGTGGAGAAGTTAATCCAAACGCTGAACATAAGATTATTGATTTGATGGCAGATCAAAAGAATATTGAAAATCGTGGCGGTACATTACGTTTAGGTGCTTATCCATGTAAATTAAAAGCTGGTAGTGTTGCTGGTAATGCTTATGATAATCAAAGTGTAATTCAAGAGCGTCATCGCCATCGTTACGAATTCAATAATGAATTTCGCGATACTTTAGGACAGCATGGATTAGTATTTTCGGGAGTTTCTCCAGATAATCGGTTAGTCGAAGTAGTAGAATTACCTCAGAATAAGTTTTTTGTGGGTGTACAGTATCATCCTGAATTCTTATCACGTCCAGATCGTCCAGAGCCGATTTATAAAAAGTTTGTTGGTGCTGCTTGTGGATTAAGTGCTAGTGATATCTGATTTTAGTGTACTTTTACTAGTTTTTATATTATTATTTTAAGAGTAATAGCAATTAAGAAGGGCTGAGAGAAAATATGGCAAAGATGGTTATTCACGGGGGAAAAAGACTTTCTGGATCCGTTACGATCGGCGGTGCGAAAAACAGTACTGTTGCGATTATCCCCGCGGCCATTTTGTCGGATACTCCCGTCGTGCTTGATTCTGTGCCGCAGATTAAAGATGTATACAATTTAATGGATATGCTGGCAGATATGAATGTGAAGTCCAGCTTTCAAGATCATGTTTTAACAATTGATCCTACTAATATTAAGTTGGTGCCACTTCCACATGGTAAAGTAACCAGTTTACGGGCCTCTTATTATTTTATGGGCTCGTTATTAGGACGTTTTGGCAAGGCAGTAGTCGGTTTTCCTGGTGGGGATGACATTGGACCGCGCCCCATTGATCAACATATTAAAGGGTTTAAAGCTTTAGGTGCACAAGTAAAACAGCATGATAATTCAATCGTTATTGAAGCACCAAATGGTTTGCATGGTGCACGCATCTTTTTAGATATGGTATCCGTAGGAGCAACAATAAATATTATTTTGGCAGCTGTTCGAGCCAAAGGGACTACAATTATTGAAAATGCAGCCAAAGAACCCGAAATCATTGATTTGGCAACCTTTTTGAATAATATGGGGGCCAAAATTCGGGGTGTGGGAACTCAGACTATTAGAATTGTTGGTGTACCACATTTAAAATCAACTAACTCACATATTATTATCCCAGATCGCATCGAAGCAGGAACTTATTTATCTTTAGCGGCTGCAGTAGGTGATGGGATTTTAGTTAAAAATATTATTGCAGAACATTTGGATGCTTTTTTAGCTAAATTACAAGAAATGGGTGTTAATCTAGATATTCGTGAAGATAGTATTTTTGTATATCCCAATAGTCAATTAACTGGCGTTAAAGTGAAAACAAGCCCTTATCCAGGGTTTGCTACGGACTTACAGCAACCCTTAACACCTTTGATGTTGTTGGCAGATCGGCAAAGTTTGATTATTGATACAATTTATCCCAAACGTACTCGTCATATCCCGGAACTAATTAAAATGGGAGCGAAGATTCGAGTAATTGACGGACAGATTGTAATTGATCCGACGGAACAGTTGATGGGCACTCAAGTTACTGCGGAAGAAATTCGCGGCGGTGCATCGTTAATGATTGCTGCTTTAATGGCACAAGGAACAACAGTGATTAATCAAGCAGAAAATATTATGCGTGGTTATGATTGCATTATTGATAAATTACATGATTTGCAAGCAGAAGTCAGTTATTCAGGCACAGAATTATTTTAAAGTTAATTGCAACTCATAGTATTTCGTGGTATCATTTTGTAATGTCAGTAAATTTAATCTCTAGATCAGCAGATGATTTAGGGCAAGGAGTGTATATTAAATGAAAAAAGGAATTCATCCAGATTATCACCAAGTTGTATTTATGGATTCTGCAACTGGTAAAAAGTTTTTGGCTGGATCTACTGCTAATTCAAGTGAAACTACCGATTATGAAGGTCAAGAATATCCTTTAATTCGGGTGGAAATCACTTCTGATTCACATCCATTCTATACAGGTAAGCAAAAGTTTACTCAAGCAGATGGTCGAATCGATCGTTTCAACAAGAAGTATGGTTTAACCAACAAATAACTTTTAAAAAAGAACTCTTTGTTATCGACAAAGAGTTCTTTTTGTTTTGGCGAAATATTTGTTATAATATAGCCTGTTTTAAGCTAATAAGCAAAATTAGTTTTTTAGATTAAGGAAGGTAACTTAATGAAGCCATTAGCTAAGTTATTGCATCAAAAGACCTTATTGATTTGTGGTTTAATCTTTATTATACTACTAACCATTCCGGTCATTTTAGGACGTAATCTTGATTATTTGGAAAGTGCTAAAACTAGCATTGTTAAGAAAAAAGCGCCTAAAACTTTGGCATACCACAATCATCCTAAGCAACCAAATCAGCATACTTCATCTTTGCGTGTTCCCATGAATTATTTAAAATCATCAGAAACTAAACCCTATCCGAATTTACAGCAGCACCCCCAGCTTTGGATAAGAGTCTCTCTTAAAAAGCAACGTGTCTACTTAATAGATCAGAATAAAATCTTATATACCATGTATGCTTCAACAGGGATTGAAGATGGCGAACGCAACACTCCTAAAGGGACATATCAAATTGAGTCCGAAAGAGCACCTTATTTTTATAGCCCTGCGATGCATGAGGGCGCTTTTTATGCTGTTTCGTTTTTAAATCACGGCATTTACTTGTTTCATTCGACACCAACGAATCAACAGCAACAATTTTTGCCTGATGTTGCAGCAGATCTTGGCAAAAGACCTTCGTCACATGGCTGTGTTCATCTAACAGTGGCTGATTCCAAATGGGTCTATGATAATATTCCCTATAATACTAAAGTTGTTATTAAGTAATTATCCTTGTTCTTGTTTGGTAACATGGTGCACCCAAATCAAATTAATAAATTCAAGACAAGCAGTAGATAAAAAGACTGCTCCATAGCCCAAGCTACTTGAAATTGTTGAACCTAATAGGGGTCCAGCACAATTGCCTATATATTGAAAACTTTGGTTATAACCAAAAATACGTCCAGAAACCTCATGAGGACTATCCTTAGCTAACAAGGTTTGGACTTGTGGCAGTAAAGCGGCGTCTGATATGCCTACAAAAAAGCGCAAAATAATTAATTGCCAAACGTGGGTAACAGCAGCCTGAGGAATATAAATTAAAGTAGCCAAAATTAATCCAGCTATTAAAACTTTTTTGGTACCGTAACGATCGCCTAAGTCACCAAATTTGGATGATAATAAGGCGGATGGAATCCCTGGCATTGCGGTAACAATTCCACTGATTAAAGCCACTTGACCTGAGTTATGCATCAGTTGTTTAACATAGAGACTAATAATTGGATTAATAGAATTGTTGGCCGTTTGAATAATTAAGGTAGTAACAAACATACCGATTACGACTTGGGGCTGGGAAAGCTTTTGCATTACTTCCCGCAAGGAAGGCTGTTTTTCTTTTGCTACAGGAGTGAAATTTTCTTTAACAAAAAATAAACAAAGGAAAAAGGCTGATAATAATAAACAACCTGTAATTAAAAACGGAATCCGATATCCCCAAATTTGAGCAATAACGCCACCAACTAAAGGACCTAACAACGATCCAGAAACAGTTCCGGTAGTCAATGTTCCTAATGCTTTACCCACGTGTTTATGAGGTGCAGAAGTGGCAATTAAAGTGTTAGAATTACCGATATATCCTGAAAAAATTCCTTGTAAGGCGCGCAAAAATACTAACTGATAAATATTAGTGACTAATGACATTGTGCCAATAACTAATGCCATTCCTAAAGAAGCACGTAAAATCATCAATTTGCGACCTTTGCGATCAGCCAGCTTACCCCAAAAAGGAGAAATAATGGCTGAAACAATAAAAGTAACTGAAAAAGTAATTCCTGACCAAAGTGATATTTGCTGATTATTAAATTGACCGAGAGTATTAATATAAAGCGATAAGAAGGGGGTTACCATACTGAATCCAATTCCTGCGATAAAGTTACCGAATGTTAAAATGTACATATTGCGACGCCAATAATTATCCGTTTGCATGGAACTATCACCTGCTATTCAAAAGTCTTGAAAATAATTATAGCACTATCCATACTTGAAAAAATTTAGTATGCTGAAATAAAAGTAATTTTAGGAGTAATAATTATGCAGATGAATTTAACAGAAATTGCGCAAGCATTAGGGATAGATACTAAACTAATTGTTACTGATTCAATTATCACTAATGTTGTTTTTGATAGTCGTAAAGCAACAGCAGGTTCTTTATTTGTTCCCTTAATTGCTGCGCGTGATGGTCATGATTTTGTCCAGGCTGCTTTTGATAATGGAGCTAGTGCAACTTTATGGCAACAAGATCATCCTGTCCCTGAAACTGTGACTAACAATTACTTAGTAGTTAAAGATACATTAGCTGCCTTACAAAAATTAAGTTATTACTATTTGCATAAAATTAACCCGCAAGTAGTAGCTATTACTGGCAGCAATGGCAAAACAACAACTAAAGATATGACGGCAGCAGTTTTAGCACAAAAATATCAAGTCGTCAAAACTCAAGCTAATCACAATAATGAAATTGGTGTACCCATCACGATATTATCTATGACTGCTGATACCCAAATTTTGGTAGTGGAAATGGGAATGGACCGCGCGGGGCAACTTGCAGCGTTGTCAGCATTGGTGCAACCAGATGTCGCGGTAATTACTATGATTGGGGAAGCTCATATCGAATTTTTTGGTACTCGTGATAAAATTGCTGACGCGAAAATGGAAATCACCCAATCATTAAAAACAACGGGAACTTTCATTTATAACGGCGATGAGCCACTTTTAAGACAGCGAGCTCGTAATATTACACAAAAGCAATTAACCTTTGGTCAATCAGCTCAAAATGATTTGACTATTGCTTCTATCATGCCAGCTAAAAAGCAAACAACATTTAGTACTAATATTGATCCACAACAACAAATAGTGATACCAATGTTAGGAGATTATAATGTTGACAATGCACTAGCGGCTATCTTGGTGGGGCGTTGCTATCAAGTCGAATTTGCTCAAATTAAGACGGCTTTGGAACATTTTCAACCAACTAAAAATCGGACACAGTGGCTTCAAGCTACCAATGGAGCACAAATTTTAAGTGATGTTTACAATGCTAATCCAACAGCAATGATTGACGTAATTAATAACTTTAGCCAAGTACCGACTACTGGACGACGAATTTTAGTTTTAGGAGATATGTTGGAATTAGGACAACAAGCAGCATATTTACATGCCCAAATTGGACAGGCTATTAGTGAAGAAAAAATTGCGGCCGTCTATTTGTATGGTGAATTAATGCAATCTTTAAAAAAGGCTTTAGCTGAACGCTTGCCAGTGTATTACTTTAAAAGTGGTCAAATGGAAGATTTAATAGAAAAATTACAAGAAGATCTGCAACCAACAGATTTAGTTTTACTCAAAGCCAGCAATGGTCTGCATTTGGATCGTGTTTTACAAGCGTTAGTTAAATAATGCATGTTTTAGGATTTTAAAATCTCTAAAATTTGATGTAAAAATCATATTTGTTTAAAAAAACGTGTTTATTGCTTTATCTTAGGTGCAAAAAATGTTAAAGTTAATAACTAGTGAAAGTTTCTGAAAAATAAAAATTGAATTACAAGACGGTTATATTTGAAAGTATTTACACCGGTTTTGTGACAAACTTTCACAAAATCTAGGAGGATATTTTTGAAATTTAACGAACTTAATTTAGATGATAGTCTGCTTTCAGCAGTAACTGACGCAGGCTTTAGTGAAGCAACACCAATTCAAGCCCAGACAATTCCGTTAGTATTGTCGGGTGTAGATGTGATTGGACAAGCCCAAACAGGTACAGGGAAAACTGCCTCATTTGGTTTACCGATATTACAAGAAATTGATGTCCAAAATCCCAATATTCAAGCCTTAATTATTTCACCCACACGTGAATTAGCTGTACAAACACAAGAAGAATTACAGCGATTAGGTAAATATCGGCATTCAAAAGTTATTGCAGTTTATGGTGGTTCTGATATTCGCCGGCAGATTAAACAGTTGCATGCGCATCCGCAAGTGGTTGTGGGAACTCCCGGACGTTTATTAGATCATATTAAGCGCCATACTTTAAAATTGGAACATGTTCAAAAGGTAGTTTTGGATGAAGCTGATGAAATGTTGGATATGGGATTTGTAGAAGACATTGAAAGCATTCTAGAAAATGTGCCTTCAGAACATCAGACTTTACTTTATTCAGCAACAATGCCTAAGCCAATCATGCGGATTGCAGAGAAATTTATGCATGAACCCAAGATTGTTAAAATAAAATCTAAAGAATTAACAGCTGATAAGATTGAACAGTATATGGTTCGTTCCAAAGAATATGAAAAGTTTAATACCATGACACGGTTATTTGATGTTCAAAAGCCTGAATTAGCCTTGATTTTTGGCCGTACTAAGCGACGAGTTGATGAATTAACACGTGGTTTAAAGGCACGCGGATATAACGCTGAAGGCATTCATGGAGATTTGTCTCAGCAAAAACGGATGAGTGTTTTACATCAATTCAAAACAGGAAAATTAACCTATTTGGTTGCTACTGATGTAGCTGCACGTGGTTTAGACATATCTGGGGTTAGTCATGTTTATAATTATGATATTCCTCAAGATCCTGATAGTTATGTTCATCGGATTGGGAGAACAGGACGTGCAGGCCATTCAGGTGTTTCTGTAACGTTTGTTTCACCTAATGAAATGAGTTATTTGCGGGGAATTGAACAACTAACTAATGTGCGGATGTTGCCACTAAAACCTCCAACTGATGCTGAGGCTTTAACTGGACAATTAGAAGCTGCTAAACAAGAAATTGCACAACAAGCTACTAATAACAAGCTAGATAAATTTGCCCCAGCAGCACAAGAATTATTGGAAGAATATGATCCTTTAGTGTTAGCACAATTGTTGTTAAAGAATTTAAGTAAGGATCCTGAGGCGATTCCAGTAAAAATTACTCCAGAACGTCCGTTGCCAAGTAGACATTCTCGGGGCGATAATCGTTCTAATCGCGGTCATGGTCGCGGTGGACATCACAATTATCGTTCAGATCGTCGTGGTGGCAACAATCGCAATAGCAATCATGGTGCTAGTCGAGATAATTCACATGGACGTGCAAATCATTCTACTCAACGTCGGCGTCGAAATTATACTGTTCGAACCAAAGATTAAGAATTTGTGATATTATAAAACGTAGTTGGAGTTTCTAA
The nucleotide sequence above comes from Bombilactobacillus bombi. Encoded proteins:
- a CDS encoding multidrug efflux MFS transporter, which codes for MQTDNYWRRNMYILTFGNFIAGIGFSMVTPFLSLYINTLGQFNNQQISLWSGITFSVTFIVSAIISPFWGKLADRKGRKLMILRASLGMALVIGTMSLVTNIYQLVFLRALQGIFSGYIGNSNTLIATSAPHKHVGKALGTLTTGTVSGSLLGPLVGGVIAQIWGYRIPFLITGCLLLSAFFLCLFFVKENFTPVAKEKQPSLREVMQKLSQPQVVIGMFVTTLIIQTANNSINPIISLYVKQLMHNSGQVALISGIVTAMPGIPSALLSSKFGDLGDRYGTKKVLIAGLILATLIYIPQAAVTHVWQLIILRFFVGISDAALLPQVQTLLAKDSPHEVSGRIFGYNQSFQYIGNCAGPLLGSTISSSLGYGAVFLSTACLEFINLIWVHHVTKQEQG
- a CDS encoding type B 50S ribosomal protein L31, which gives rise to MKKGIHPDYHQVVFMDSATGKKFLAGSTANSSETTDYEGQEYPLIRVEITSDSHPFYTGKQKFTQADGRIDRFNKKYGLTNK
- a CDS encoding UDP-N-acetylmuramoyl-tripeptide--D-alanyl-D-alanine ligase, whose translation is MQMNLTEIAQALGIDTKLIVTDSIITNVVFDSRKATAGSLFVPLIAARDGHDFVQAAFDNGASATLWQQDHPVPETVTNNYLVVKDTLAALQKLSYYYLHKINPQVVAITGSNGKTTTKDMTAAVLAQKYQVVKTQANHNNEIGVPITILSMTADTQILVVEMGMDRAGQLAALSALVQPDVAVITMIGEAHIEFFGTRDKIADAKMEITQSLKTTGTFIYNGDEPLLRQRARNITQKQLTFGQSAQNDLTIASIMPAKKQTTFSTNIDPQQQIVIPMLGDYNVDNALAAILVGRCYQVEFAQIKTALEHFQPTKNRTQWLQATNGAQILSDVYNANPTAMIDVINNFSQVPTTGRRILVLGDMLELGQQAAYLHAQIGQAISEEKIAAVYLYGELMQSLKKALAERLPVYYFKSGQMEDLIEKLQEDLQPTDLVLLKASNGLHLDRVLQALVK
- a CDS encoding CTP synthase is translated as MTKYIFVTGGVVSSLGKGIVAACLGRLLKNRGLKVTLQKFDPYINVDPGTMSPYQHGEVFVTNDGTETDLDLGHYERFIDIDLNKYSNVTTGKIYSEVIQKERKGEYNGATVQVIPHITNMIKEKIMRAATTTDSDVIITEVGGTVGDIESLPYLEALRQMKAEVGTENVIYIHTTLIPYLKAAGEMKTKPTQHSVKELRGVGIQPNILVVRTEKPISQSMRNKIASFCDVDPEAVIESLDVPTLYSIPLNLQKQGMDQIVCDYLHLQTPPADMKEWKRLEQRVLNLKHQTTIALVGKYIELKDAYISVNEALKHAGYAYDTDVQVKRISAEDITADNVSAKMQGIDGIIVPGGFGTRGLEGMIQTIKYARENDVPFLGVCLGMQMTCVEFARDVAGISDAISGEVNPNAEHKIIDLMADQKNIENRGGTLRLGAYPCKLKAGSVAGNAYDNQSVIQERHRHRYEFNNEFRDTLGQHGLVFSGVSPDNRLVEVVELPQNKFFVGVQYHPEFLSRPDRPEPIYKKFVGAACGLSASDI
- a CDS encoding UDP-N-acetylglucosamine 1-carboxyvinyltransferase, coding for MAKMVIHGGKRLSGSVTIGGAKNSTVAIIPAAILSDTPVVLDSVPQIKDVYNLMDMLADMNVKSSFQDHVLTIDPTNIKLVPLPHGKVTSLRASYYFMGSLLGRFGKAVVGFPGGDDIGPRPIDQHIKGFKALGAQVKQHDNSIVIEAPNGLHGARIFLDMVSVGATINIILAAVRAKGTTIIENAAKEPEIIDLATFLNNMGAKIRGVGTQTIRIVGVPHLKSTNSHIIIPDRIEAGTYLSLAAAVGDGILVKNIIAEHLDAFLAKLQEMGVNLDIREDSIFVYPNSQLTGVKVKTSPYPGFATDLQQPLTPLMLLADRQSLIIDTIYPKRTRHIPELIKMGAKIRVIDGQIVIDPTEQLMGTQVTAEEIRGGASLMIAALMAQGTTVINQAENIMRGYDCIIDKLHDLQAEVSYSGTELF
- a CDS encoding DEAD/DEAH box helicase, with product MKFNELNLDDSLLSAVTDAGFSEATPIQAQTIPLVLSGVDVIGQAQTGTGKTASFGLPILQEIDVQNPNIQALIISPTRELAVQTQEELQRLGKYRHSKVIAVYGGSDIRRQIKQLHAHPQVVVGTPGRLLDHIKRHTLKLEHVQKVVLDEADEMLDMGFVEDIESILENVPSEHQTLLYSATMPKPIMRIAEKFMHEPKIVKIKSKELTADKIEQYMVRSKEYEKFNTMTRLFDVQKPELALIFGRTKRRVDELTRGLKARGYNAEGIHGDLSQQKRMSVLHQFKTGKLTYLVATDVAARGLDISGVSHVYNYDIPQDPDSYVHRIGRTGRAGHSGVSVTFVSPNEMSYLRGIEQLTNVRMLPLKPPTDAEALTGQLEAAKQEIAQQATNNKLDKFAPAAQELLEEYDPLVLAQLLLKNLSKDPEAIPVKITPERPLPSRHSRGDNRSNRGHGRGGHHNYRSDRRGGNNRNSNHGASRDNSHGRANHSTQRRRRNYTVRTKD
- a CDS encoding L,D-transpeptidase → MKPLAKLLHQKTLLICGLIFIILLTIPVILGRNLDYLESAKTSIVKKKAPKTLAYHNHPKQPNQHTSSLRVPMNYLKSSETKPYPNLQQHPQLWIRVSLKKQRVYLIDQNKILYTMYASTGIEDGERNTPKGTYQIESERAPYFYSPAMHEGAFYAVSFLNHGIYLFHSTPTNQQQQFLPDVAADLGKRPSSHGCVHLTVADSKWVYDNIPYNTKVVIK